The nucleotide window atttttgaattaataagacATAAATTAATAAGTATTCGTAAGATGATTATgtccgcatgtgcgggcaaaacacctagttttttaataaaaattttgaataaccAAACTATCTGAATTGATATGAATTTATCTAGATTTTAGTTAAATTTGAGTcaggaaaccaaaaaaaaaaggttgatTGTGCCATTGTGGTAAGTAAAAATATATCAGACATGAACCATCCATTAATTATTTCGATAAAAATATTTCGAAACTGAATTAACCGAATTGAAACCAAACTCACAATCACAACAGACTCGCAATGCTTGCTCTTTTCTTATAGGTTTCTCTATCGTCCTTCATCATGGTTTAATTGCAGGCGTGATTTCTCTTGTAAATCGACAACACCAATCGGTTAAGTTGGCTGGTTATGTAGCAAAACTGGTACAATAAGCCGGTTCAATACCATACGGGTGTCGTTTAGGTGATCCAACCAATTATTGCCAGTCACAATAATAGTTGTCAATTTCCGAATTTGACTGATGGTCGGAAGAAGTGgttcaaaagaaacaaaaagattgATGGTCGGAAGATATTTAAATTCGGTCGGTTCATTTTACTCAAAATATTAATCCGGAAGATATTTTCTACAAACCGGGAAGGTAATTAATCGAGGAGAACCGGTTAAGATGAAGGAAAAAGGAAGAGGCAGTGTGAGTCATCATCAACCGACCGAATATATAGAAATATCTTAAGATATTATTATTCTCTACAAATATCTCATCcccctctctttctctctattgGTTCGTTCGCTTGCTTGCCTCTTAAATTAGAAATCgaaaatatcaaaattcaaaaatatcttcttctacTCTTCTTCTGTGTTTCAAAGGCCATGATGTCCTGTATGAAAAATCAGATGGAGTGGGATAGCGATTTCGATCTCAGCGGCGGAGATAACGGACCTATTCCGTTTCCGTTGAGTAGTCTTTCTAAAACGGCGACGTTTGGGTTCGTGGTCACCGACGCTCTTGACCCTGACCACCCCATCATTTACGTCAACACCGTCTTCGAGATTATCACTGGCTATCGCGCTGACGAAGTTATTGGTAAAAACTGGTGAGTTTTCCTTCTCTTTTTCCCTTTTGTGTTACCAGACAGAGCTTTGTTCtgtctgattttttttgttttgaaaagttTGTCTGAACTCCAACTACATAGTTTGTGTTCTGTCTTTTAGGGAAGACTTTGTCTctatgatattttaatttttatgcgTTACTGAACTattcatgttttcttttaacCATGTCATAATAATTTGTTATACTATACAATCAATGCGTTGTGGTCTTAGTATGTTTGAATTCAATGTTTGTTTTGTCTGAATTTTTTTAGAGTTTTGTCTGAATTAATGTTTAGGAACGCCAGCTATATAGTTTGTGTCTCTTTGTgctgttttcttttttatgCGTTACTGAACTTTTAATATCATTTTGACATAATAATGTGTGATATAATCAAATGCGTATTGGTCTTAGTTTGTTGTAAttcatgtttatatatgtttgatcTTTGTTTCGTTTGCATCTGAGTtatgtttctttgttttgtggCAGCCGGTTCTTGCAGTGTAGAGGTCCATATGCTAAAAGACGCCACCCCTCAGTAGATTCCACAGTTGTGTCCAAGATGCGAAGATGTCTAGAAAAGGGCATCGAGTTTCAAGGCGAGTTGCTCAACTTCCGTAAAGACGGGTCTCCTTTGATGAACAAGCTGCGTCTAGTCCCTATCCGTGAAGACGACGAGATCACTCACATCATAGGTGTTCTCTTCTTCACAGACGCAAAACTCGCACCGTCTCCTGCAAAAGAGATCACAAGAAAGCGAGATCGCTCCTTCACCTCTGCTTCACCGGTTGGAGAGCGTAACGTCTCTCGTGGGCTGTGTGGGATATTCGAGCTGAGCGACGAGGTCATGGCTTACAGGATCTTGTCTCGGTTGACTCCACGTGATATCGCGTCTGTTGGTTGCGTGTGTCGGCGGTTTAATGAGTTGACGAAGAACGATGACGTGTGGAGAATGGTCTGCCAGAACACGTGGGGGAGTGAAGCCACACGTGTTCTTGAGACTGCTCCCGGCGCGAAGAGGATCGGTTGGGTGAGGCTAGCTCGAGAGTTTACCACACACGAAGCAACTGCTTGGAGAAAGTTCTCCGTTGGAGGTGTTGTTCAGCCGTCTCGATGTAACTTCAGCACTTGTGCTGTTGGGAACAAGATCGTTATCTTCGGCGGGGAAGGTGTGAACATGCAGCCGATGAATGATACGTTCGTGTTGGACCTTGGCTCCACTACTCCTGAGTGGAAGTCTGTTCTGGTTAGCTCTCCTCCTCCTGGTCGTTGGGGTCATACGCTCTCTTGTGTCAACGGCTCTCGTTTAGTAGTCTTTGGAGGATACGGGAGCCATGGATTACTCAACGATGTCTTCTTACTAGACCTTGATGCAGACCCTCCTACATGGAGAGAAGTATCCGGTTTAGCTCCCCCAATACCAAGATCATGGCATAGCTCGTGTACGCTTGATGGAACCAAGCTGATTGTATCTGGTGGTTGTGCTGATTCAGGAGCTTTGCTTAACGATACGTTCTTGCTTGATTTGTCAATGGATATACCGACGTGGAGGGAGATAAGAGTTCCATGGTCTCCACCATCTCGCCTTGGACATACTTTAACCGTGTACGGTGACAGGAAGATCCTTATGTTTGGTGGTCTTGCGGAGTATGGTTCGAGGAGGTTCCGGTCTAATGATGCGTACACGATGAATCTTAGTGAGAATGAGCCGTGCTGGAGACCTTTGGTTGGGTATGGAACTAGCCTTCCTGGAGGCGTGGCAGCTCCGAGGTTGGATCATGTGGCGATTAGTCTCCCGGGTGGGCAGATCTTGATCTTTGGTGGTTCGGTTGCGGGGATTGACTCGGCTTCTCAGCTTTATCTTCTTGATCCAACGGAGGAGAAACCGGCGTGGAGAGTGTTGAATGTTAAGGGAAGCTCACCGCAGTTTGCGTGGGGACACACGACATGTGTGGTCGGAGGAACTAGGTTGGTTGTGTTTGGTGGGCAGACAGGTGAAGAGTGGATGCTAAATGAAGCTCATGAGCTGTTGTTAGCCAACTCTAGTACTAAAATCACATCATCAAGACATGGAGAGAAGAGGCTCTTCTAGAAATGGAAACTCTAGATGGTTCTTAGTTGCTCTGTACATGGTGAGTTTGTTGAGTTTGAGACGTCCATGTTTTGttagtattttgattttaagGGTATTTGTATATTCTACATTAcgaattttatttgtatattccTTCTTGTGTAGTACAATTTTGTAGGTGACCGGATGATCCAAAAACCAAACTTAATGTTTAATCTGTTTTATTTATCTACTGTTTGCTTTAAATCTGttcaaattatatgaaaattttacactggtaatgttaaaatttaaatttagtacTTCGCCAAAAACTTCTAcctttattaaataagaatataaatggTGAAATTTCTGTGTTTGTCTAGAAAGTTGGATTCTATGATGCAAATGATGTTAAAATTACAGAGGTGTTAGACTATGGACCTCTTTTAGGTTTTTGTTCCTGAGGAAATCTTGTAATCCACCAGCTCGTATTATGACTCTGTATTCCACCTTTGATcaataatatttcaaatgaaCAAAAAACAAGTGAAGTTTCAGTTTTGGTCTGGAGATTTGGTTTCTATGATATGCAAATGGTGTAATACTATAGGCTATGGACCTGGTGACGGTGAAAATAGAGGTACATGGTGACATAGGGTGGCATAGGTCTTTTTTGCTGATGGTGTTGCAGTTATTCTTTCAACACTAGTtcaatttctattttattttattttttgcggCTTTAGTTTGTGGGATGGGATGCTTGGTTTTGTCACTCATGTTGTGATCATTTCTCTTTGTAGGTACTAGGTTGTGATATATGATCATGGTTAGAGTTGGTTATGATGTTTTATGTCCCATGATTTCCTTTTGCATTAGGTTATCATTAAGCGCATCAAGACAATGTTATGAGGCTTGAAGTTGTTGTTGACATGTCAACAGTGGTTAATCAATGCGCGGATATCAAAACCAGACAAAAGGTCTTAAAGTATGGTTGTGCATTTAACATTAAGAGAGTGATTGATCGTTATATCAACAACCATGTCAGACAAAACAAGAAATAACATTACATGTGTTGTTGGTTTTGTGGGAAATTTGAACATAAGAAAATGGATTATATCAAAAGTCTTGAAAGTGATGAAGGGATCATTCATACAGTATAGATTATAGCAATGATACATCTTGCTCTCGTTGAGGAAGACATCAATCTCCATATGCATTAGCTACTTTGGTCAGAAACTCAACACAAGTTTTGACCAAGGAATTTGATAACAATATATATTGCGTTAATATGATACGGTTCTCAAAAGTAAACCATTCCGTTTCTGCTGGAGTTACTAAAGGTTCTTTCTGCAACCAGGTCTAGACGTTATCCATGTGTTTATGATATggatatatagttatatactaACCatgtcattttttttgttaccaaTTGCATGTTGAgctaattttaatatattaaagggaactagaattaaaaaaaaaattaaacggaATTCTTTTATTATATCAGTTTTcaagtttttggttttggctcATCAGGTCACCTACAAAATTTTACTACAAAAGGAATATACAAATCAAATTCTTAAATTTTGCATATACAAATACcattaaatcaaaatattaacaAACACATGGGACGTCTCAAACTCACAAGCTCACCATGTACAGAGCAACTAAGAAACATTTGAGTTTTCATTCTGAATAAAAACACCTAGAAGACCCTCTTCTCTTCATGTCTTGATGATGCTGTAGTAGCAGAGGTAGCTAACAACAATTCATGAGCTTCATTTAGCATCCACTCTTCTCCTGTTTGACCACCTAAGATGACCAACCTAGTCCCTCCCACCACACAAGTGGTGTGCCCCCACGCAATCTGCGGTGGACTTCCCTTAACACTCAGTATCCTCCACGCCGGATTCTCCTCCGTAGGATCAAGAATATAAAGCTGAGAAGCAGAGTCAAGCCCTGCAACCGAACCGCCAAATATCAAGACTCTACCACCAGGAAGGCTAACCGCCACATGGTCTAGCCTTGGCGGTGGAGCTGCCATGCCTCCTGGAAGGCTAGATCCATACCCAATCACCGGTCTCCAGCACGGTTCATCCTCGCTAAGATCCATCGTGTAGACATCGTTAGACCGGAATCTCAAAGTTCCGGATTTTGCAAGACCACCGAACATAAGGATCTTGCGGTCACCGTACACGGTTAAGGTATGTCCAAGGCGAGATGGAGGAGACCATGGAACAGGTATCTCCCTCCAAGTTGGTGTATCCATTGACAAATCAAGCAAGAACGTATCGTTAAGCAGAGCTCCTGAATCAGCACAACCACCAGATACTATCAGCTTGGTTCCATCGAGTGTGCACGAGCTATGCCATGATCTTGGTATGGGAGGGGCTAAACCGGATACTTCTCTCCACGTCGGAGGGTCTGCATCAAGGTCTAACATGAAGACATCATTGAGTAATCCATGGCTCCCATAACCTCCAAAGACTACTAAACGAGAGCCGTTGACACAAGAGAGCGTATGACCCCAGCGACCAGGAGGAGGAGAGCTAACCAGAACAGACTTCCACTCAGGACTAGTGGAGCCAAGGTCCAACACAAACGTATCATTCATCGGTTGCATATTCACACCTTCCCCGCCAAAGATAACAATCCTATTCCCAACCGCACAGGCGCTGAAGTTACACCGAGAAGGCTCAACAGTACCACCAAACGAAAACTTCCTCCACGCAGTTACTTCATGCGTTGTAAACTCTCGGGCCAGTCGCCCCCAACCGATCCTCTTTGCACCGGGAACACTCTCGAGAACACGTGTGGCTTCGGTCCCCCACGTGTTTTGACAAACCATTCTCCACACGTCATCGTTCTTCGTCAACTCATTTAGCCGCCGACACACGCAACCGACCGATGCAATGTCAGGGGGAGTCAGCTTTGACAATATCTTGAGAGCTATTACCTCATCGCTCAGATCGAATATACCACCTAGTCCGCGAGAGACGTTGCGATCTCCGGTTGGTGAAGCAGAGGCAAATGAGCGAGATCTTCTTGGGATTGGTTTTGTAGACAAGTCTGGAAAGGGGCCGAGATCGATTTCTGCATCTGTGAAGGAGAGAACGCCTATGAAATGAGTGATCTCGTCTTCTTCACGGATGGGGACTAGACGCAGCTTGTTCATCAAAGGAGACCCGTCTTTCCTGAAGTTGAGTAACTCTCCCTGAAACTCGATGCCTTTTTCTAGACACTGTCGCATCTTGGAGACAACTGTGGAATCTACTGAGGGATGTCGTCTTTTAGCATATGGCCCTCTACACTGCAAGAACCGGCTGccataagaagaagaaacatatcAGAAGGGAACTAACAACGTAACAGATAAGAGTATTTGAGCGAATGATCCCTCACAAGTAATAGAAGAAAGATCAAATAAATAACAGTTCACTAATGCCAAAGAAAGAAAACATATCACAAAGACGTAGCTCTCCCAGTCTTCCGCAACAACACGAAGACATGAGACACATACTATGTAGTTGGCGTTAATCAGGCAATACTGAAAACACTATAAGTAACATGTATCCTCCTCACTTGATAGCTTTGTTCCTCTATAACCAACTATCAATTGTATGATTTCGACTTGTTCCCGATATGTTTTCTAGTTAAGACTACAAAAAGAACGTATTCAAGCTCCTCAACAAGCTCTCTAGTAACATCGTATTCATACCACAAGATTCTCTACTTCAGGGTAAAGAAGAAGGCAAGCCCTCTAGTAACATCTCAACAACGTCTCTAGTAAAAAAAGTATTCAAGCTCCTCAACAAGCTATCTAGTGACATCACATCCATACCACAAGATTCGCTACTTCAAAATTAAAGGGTAAAGAAACTCTCTAGTAACATCGAATCCAAGCTCCTCAAGAAGAATTTATAAATTTCCCCCCGACAAAACAGAGCTCTCTCTAGTAACATCGTATCCAACCTAACTTACCAGCTAGTACTTGATTGAATGATCCTTCGCGAGCAATAGAGCAAAGATCAAATTATACGCATATAACCTAAGTTAAATGatgcaaaaaagaaagaaaacatatCACAAAGACAAAGCCTCCTCATCTCTCATACACACAAAATGATACTGAAAACATTAGAAGTAACATGTATCCTCCTCCTCACTTTATAGCTTTGTTCCTCTATGACCAACTTCGGATTCCAAAAGAAGGTATTCAAGATCCCCAATAAGAACCATATTAATggaagctctctctctctagtaACATCATTCATGACAGACACACAAAGTATGTAGTGGCAATTCAGACAAAAACAAAGCTTGTCTAGTAAACAGTACAAAGACAAAGTTCAAAGTCTTCTCTAAAGCATCACAAACTATATAGTTGGCGTCCCTAAACAGTAATTCAGACAAGACAAAAGCAGCAAAAATTGAAGGAAAGTAAGCTCACCAGTTTCTACCAATAACTTCCTCAGCTCGATACCCAGTAACAATCTCGAAGACGGCGTTGACGTAAATGATTGGTTGGTCTGGCTCTAGAGCGTCGCTGACCACAAACCCACACGGCGTCGTTCCAGGAAGACTAATCTCCGGAAACGGAACCGGCCCGCTACCTCCGCCGAACCATCCATCATCAGCCACCTCATCTCCGCCGCTAAGATCGGAATCGCTGTCCCACTCCATTTTGATTTTGCAACCAAATAAAAGGGGGGAAAGGCTCGAAATTGAGACAAACCCAGAAATCGCAATTGAAAACCCAgcagaagaagatgaaaaagatTTGATTTTTGATTAAGAGCCAAGCAAAGCAATCGAGAGAGGAAGATGATATTTGAagatgaaagaagaagaaagaggggATTGATTCGGGTCGGGACTATATGGGATCTCAGTGCCTCTCCTTTATTTATCTTAACCGGTTTCTCAGTTTCTTTTACCTTCCCGGTTTACAGATATTATCTACGTTTCCCCGTTTTAATTTCATTACCTCCCTCCTTGCATTCCAGTGGTTTAGGGATTTGGATTTTTCGTCTggtttgttttggtttggttttttaATACATAGTCACATACATCTCAAGTGagtctcttctttttttcttcgtCAACAAATTTTATTGAAAGCAAAGATCAGTTCCATACAACACCAACATATACAAGATCTTTCCATTTTCCATGGTCAGCTAAACcggaaaaaaacaaagatatcTTATAAGTTGGCAGTGCCTCTAACTTTTGTGCAGAAGAGGATGAGGTCGAAGAGAGAGCAGAGACGTGGCTAGAAAgtaatgaagaggaagaggagagacTCCCTCTGAGATAGAGGTTTAGAGTCATATGAATAAAAGAAGACGCTGTCGTTTTATATTTACGTTTACTACTTATGTTGAGAGCTTGTAAACATTTGATCTTATCATAATTGATCACAACAAATATCTTATCCTCTTATCTCTTTCTTCTATACTTCTCCCCTTTCTTGTTACAATCAGATAACCCCTAACCTAGGGTTTATCATTGGCATCAGAGCCTGATCATGCCTCCTAAGCAAGATCAGCAAGCTGAGAAGGTCTCAGCGATGGAGGGTCAGATCGCGAGTCTCGTGGGTGTGATTGATGGGTTACGAGGCGTGGCGGAGAGACATGACCGCCAGTTCGTAGCGATGGAGAAAAACGCAGACGAACATCACCAGCAAGTCATGGAGATGTTCAAGCAGCTACCGGCGAGGGTAGCCAGCCCGGAGAAGGTTGAATCGAAGGAGAGTTACCGTGAGACCGAGGGATCTGTTCCTAAGGCTCAAAGGTTACAGATCCGGCCAGAGAAGGGCCTTTTGCAGGTACCGGAGGAGGCGATACCCCTTAGATCGATGGATTTCAACACCCCGTCGTATCAAGCGGGATCATCAGGGTTTTCAGCTCATCAGAAGCTGGATTCTCCTCCGAAGAAGCTAGAGCTACCGAACTTTGAAGGGAAGAACCCAGATGATTGGATCTTCCGAATGGAGAAATGCTTCTCTGTTAATAAAACCGATGAAGGAGAAAAGTTGTCGCTAACTATGTCAAGCATGACGGGTTGTGCAGTCACTTGGCTGAGGACGATACAGAACCGAGAAGAGCCGTTGGACTGGAGGGATTTTAAGGCCAAGCTGAGGCGACGATTTAAACCATCGGGAGGAGGTACTATACTCAGTCAGATGCTGCGGTTGAGACAAACAGGAACCGTATCAGAATACCGTGAGATGTTTGAGGAGTTATCAGCTGAAGTGCCTCATGTGCCAAACGACGTGTTAGAAGAAATATTCTTGCGCGGAATGAAGCGTACATTGCGAGAGCAAGTGGTGAGATTGAGACCTGTAGGCATGGATGAGATCGTAGACATGGAAAAGATCATAGAGGAACAAGAGAACGAGCGCAGTGCCTACCAGTCTAGATCCTTTCAAAGGACTAGCTCTGCACCGGCACTTAACTCGAATCACCGAAGCTATTCATCCAATTATAGTTCGGTAAGACAAGGAGAGAATACACCTGCGAGAAAGTCTAGTGAGTCACCACGAGACAACAAGGGCAGTGAGCAGAGGAGAACAATCCAAAACTCTTGTCGTCATTGTGGAGAGAGGTTCTTTGCGGGTCACAGATGCAAGGCTTTCCagcgtttaaaaaaaatggaattgGATGAAGGTGAAGAAAAGGATGAGGAGGTGGTTAGCGATGAGGAAAGATCTGAGGAGCAGAATACGTCCGAGCAAGAGTTACACGTCTTGTCATTAAACTCGATGGTGGGAATCACATCCAAGAAAACCATGAAGATGAAAGGGTTTATTGGCAAGAGAGAAGTGATCGTTCTCATTGATTCCGGCGCCACTTGTAACTTTATATCCAAACAACTGGTGGAAGAGTTGAGTCTTCCAGTGGAGGAGACTATAGACTTTGGAGTGGCAGTGGGAAATGGAGAAGTTATTGCTGGATCGGGAAAGTGTGAAGGAGTCGAAGTGAAGATACAAGGAGTTAAGATTAAGGAGGAATTTTTAAGATTTGAGCTGGGAACAATAGACTTGGTGCTGGGATACTCGTGGTTGGCTAAGCTGGGAGAGACACGCATCAATTGGGGGTTACACATTTTGCGGTTTCAGTCAGAGGAGAAATGGGTGTCAATATGCAGTGATCCGGAGTTGCTAACTGCGCAAGTGTCTTTAAATGCCATGGAGAAGCTCTGTGAAAAGGAGGATGTGGTTTACCTGCTGGAATTACAGACATTGTTCGAGAGTAATGATAAGAAGATCGAGACTGTGCCGAGCAGAGCTGTGTCTGCACTGTTGAAGACCTTTGCGGGGGTGTTTCAAATGCCAAAGGGACTACCTCCCAAGCGTACGAGAGAACATGCGATAACCTTACAAGATGGAACATCTCCTATCAACGTGAGGCCTTATCGATACTCACATACGCAGAAAAATGAGATTGAGAAGCTGGTAAAGGAGATGATGCAAGCAGGGATTATTCACCCGAGCATTAGCCCATTCTCGAGTCCAGTGTTGCTGGTAAAGAAGAAAGATGGAGGGTTAAGGTTTTGTGTAGACTACAGGGCTGTAAACAAAAGCACCATACCTGATAGGTATCCTATACCCGTGATCGAGGAGCTGTTGGATGAGTTAGCAGGAGCTACCATCATCTCTAAGCTGGATTTGAAGTCAGGATACCATCAGATCAGAGTGCGAGCTGAGGATGTTGGGAAGACTGCTTTCAAAACTCATGAGGGTCACTACGAGTTCTTGGTTATGCCTTTCGGGCTCACCAATGCTTCGGCGACATTCCAATCAGTCATGAACGATATTTTCAAGCCGTGGTTGAGGAAATTTGTCTTGGTATTCTTTGACGACATTCTTGTTTACAGCAAGAATGAAAAAGAGCATAGAGAACACTTGAGGGTCGTGTTACAGTTGCTAAAAGACCACCAGTTCTATGCCATTGCAAAGAAATGTGCTTTCGGTCAGTCAGAGATAGCATATTTGGGTTATATCATCTCAGGAAAAGGAGTAGCAGCAGACCCTGAGAAGATAGAAGCGGTAAGACAGTGGCCACAACCCAAGAATATTACATCACTGAGAGGGTTCCTGGGGTTAACGGGTTATTACCAAAGGTTCGTAGAAGGATATGGAAAAATAGCGCGGCCACTCacggattttctgaagacgaaAGGGTTCAAATGGTCAGCACAGGCAATTCAGGCGTTCTTAATGCTCAAGACGGCCATGACGCAGCTAGCAGTGTTAATCTTACCAGACTTCAAGAGGCCATTTGTGGTGGAGACAGATGCCTCT belongs to Brassica rapa cultivar Chiifu-401-42 chromosome A07, CAAS_Brap_v3.01, whole genome shotgun sequence and includes:
- the LOC103828354 gene encoding adagio protein 2, whose translation is MMSCMKNQMEWDSDFDLSGGDNGPIPFPLSSLSKTATFGFVVTDALDPDHPIIYVNTVFEIITGYRADEVIGKNCRFLQCRGPYAKRRHPSVDSTVVSKMRRCLEKGIEFQGELLNFRKDGSPLMNKLRLVPIREDDEITHIIGVLFFTDAKLAPSPAKEITRKRDRSFTSASPVGERNVSRGLCGIFELSDEVMAYRILSRLTPRDIASVGCVCRRFNELTKNDDVWRMVCQNTWGSEATRVLETAPGAKRIGWVRLAREFTTHEATAWRKFSVGGVVQPSRCNFSTCAVGNKIVIFGGEGVNMQPMNDTFVLDLGSTTPEWKSVLVSSPPPGRWGHTLSCVNGSRLVVFGGYGSHGLLNDVFLLDLDADPPTWREVSGLAPPIPRSWHSSCTLDGTKLIVSGGCADSGALLNDTFLLDLSMDIPTWREIRVPWSPPSRLGHTLTVYGDRKILMFGGLAEYGSRRFRSNDAYTMNLSENEPCWRPLVGYGTSLPGGVAAPRLDHVAISLPGGQILIFGGSVAGIDSASQLYLLDPTEEKPAWRVLNVKGSSPQFAWGHTTCVVGGTRLVVFGGQTGEEWMLNEAHELLLANSSTKITSSRHGEKRLF
- the LOC103828355 gene encoding adagio protein 2, with translation MEWDSDSDLSGGDEVADDGWFGGGSGPVPFPEISLPGTTPCGFVVSDALEPDQPIIYVNAVFEIVTGYRAEEVIGRNCRFLQCRGPYAKRRHPSVDSTVVSKMRQCLEKGIEFQGELLNFRKDGSPLMNKLRLVPIREEDEITHFIGVLSFTDAEIDLGPFPDLSTKPIPRRSRSFASASPTGDRNVSRGLGGIFDLSDEVIALKILSKLTPPDIASVGCVCRRLNELTKNDDVWRMVCQNTWGTEATRVLESVPGAKRIGWGRLAREFTTHEVTAWRKFSFGGTVEPSRCNFSACAVGNRIVIFGGEGVNMQPMNDTFVLDLGSTSPEWKSVLVSSPPPGRWGHTLSCVNGSRLVVFGGYGSHGLLNDVFMLDLDADPPTWREVSGLAPPIPRSWHSSCTLDGTKLIVSGGCADSGALLNDTFLLDLSMDTPTWREIPVPWSPPSRLGHTLTVYGDRKILMFGGLAKSGTLRFRSNDVYTMDLSEDEPCWRPVIGYGSSLPGGMAAPPPRLDHVAVSLPGGRVLIFGGSVAGLDSASQLYILDPTEENPAWRILSVKGSPPQIAWGHTTCVVGGTRLVILGGQTGEEWMLNEAHELLLATSATTASSRHEEKRVF